The genomic stretch GCTATAAACCATATGTGGTATGTTTTGCAGAGACCacatttgtcattcattcatttcttttctgtaagtgcttaatCCAAAAGGTTTGTTCGAAGCCTACCTAGTATAAGTTGACCATATCTGAGTTCTCATaaaagaggacacatggggcaggttggcagcacaaatgcttccataaccatgcaactatgctgctgaaatgtaacacataaacagatactcgttaacaagattaaaaacaaaatgccttTTTTGGACAGATTCTTTCCATTCAACTTTTGGCcctaagcaaaaataataaaataatattttgtcatttcttgacaGTGTATTATCACtgaaacctgttattttctgttcaaacCAAACTTCAAACCTGAAGTCCTGTATTAAAGCGacttgtttacaccagaaaactcatGATCATGACAGAAACTGACGAGTTTactttttaactgtgtttttaaaacgttcctaaaagcaagcaccacattttatcaaccagaaataatacagacttaataaatgatcagagcatCGCCAGGATccagacatttatgtaaaaatacttatatttcatattttataaggtcTGGCTGATAAAACGTGCTGTATGTGAGAGCTATAATTCAGTCCCCTGTTCCGGATTTAAACAGTTggcctgttttcttctaaagttaatgttaaacagaaaaactgcgCAGATGTAACTTGATTAGTGATaacagaaagtcagtaacggtcaggTGTGTCCATGCATTTGTgccgttatagggacagaagtgacgactttcagttttgtaaaatatagagcagaaaaTGACAGTCTCGTGTGACACAGAAACGcttacaaatacaaaaatgagactatgataaataaccttaacaactttcaacacatttctgttcgagtctccagtaaaacactgatgtGGCGCAGAGCTCAGCTGAAAGTGATGTAAGCACAAGAAGGTGCGCGCGGTGAAGTGTGTTccatttctgctctgagctccgaacccttgaacacttgatccTGGCGCGCCCCTTTTGCTCACCTACAACAACGTCATCATACGTCATCGAGgtgcacacttcaagaaagGGATTAGAGCTTTttgtaagaattgggacagggggAAGACTGGACGGCAAAATCATGGACAGTTTTGGAATCCTGGCCGGACATATTTTTTAGGTCCCGAAAAGAGGAAATGtctggtgcaaggcaggaacacacactggacagggagCCAGTCCATAACAGAGCACCACACAAGcaaacagtcacacattcacacttgtaAAGAATATCAAACACACATCcagtcaaacacacattcactcagtcactcccaCCAGTGAAAAACTTCATACAGGCAGtccaataataaattaaaatagacCAGAGTTTCCCAAAAAAACACCCACCATGACTCCTCCAGTGGTCAGCCTGGTTTAGTGGTGATCAACTGCAAAaccccaaaaaagaaaaaaaagttagcAGTCTTGCATATGTTTGTCTGACTGTAATTATGTACGTACACTGGTCAAAAAGTGTGGTTAACAATCAAAGTTGTCTCTGAAATAAgggacattaacattttttttggtCATGTCTTTGCTGCCCTAAAAGCCTCTTCTCCTCTTTACATAgattctggatttttttttttttaatttaaaatttattcatAAGGATTTGATGTCACTCACCTACAAACTTTAGTGAGGCCATATAAAGATGttgtgtgattgactgtggATTACAAACACCACTCACTACATTACTGCCTGGTGCAGTAAAACCAGagagttccactgctctacagcccagGATTTGTACCCTTCTTACTGACAATTAGCATTAACTGTAGTTATTTCAGGCTCATGTTCATGAGCCTTTTCAATAGATGCTTCATTAGCTGTATTAAGAAATCATAAGTGATACCCATATTTGGACACATGATGTATAGTTTTTACCTGAGACTGAAGTGCTGGTTCTTTTCTTCCATCTGTTGTAAAAGAACAGGAAGACCCCAGCGAACAGCAGCAGAGCGCACAGAGGGATGAGGACTGACAGCATGAGCACTGAGTTCAGAGCTGAAATATCAGATGGAGAAGGGATTCAGATCATTAGTTTAGGAGTGAACACTTTACTAAATATGATGTGTCCCACTGTAATACAATTTATCAGCTATTTAGCATAAGTACATGAAATGGATCTGATATATTtaagatttatatttattattatggaTACACTGATGTAGATTGATGTAGGCTTCAGACCTGTTCCAGATGTGCTGGGCTGGTTGGAGAACTTTGTTACTGAATAAGGTGTAATAGAGGACACAGTTGACACTGTTACATCTCCAATGTCTACACAGAGATGAGATAAAAAACAGCTTATTTCTTTGTAGCATGTCATTGCATTtctaagaagaaaaaaatatctcaCAATTTCAGATTGATCTTAGATTATGGTTAGATATCAAAGCACATGCTTATATATACCTGTCATAAAAATGCCAGAAACATCTAGATTATTAGGGTAATATGTAGGGTACTATTATTAACAGCTGCACCCCCACACTTGTAACAAACCATTGACCTCATAAATAATCAAATGTATAAGCGCATTTAGATACATTTGCCTGTATATTGTATTACTGTAGACATTTAACAAATTTGGAGATGCTagatgcatttttgtttgcttacCTTGTGTTGTACAGGTGGAGGCTACAGTTGTGTGGGATATTACTAGAGGGTCTAGAACTGATGGAGACAATCATGTTAACCCTTTTGGATCCCAACAGTAAGTAAAGAAAACTCGAGGGCATGATCTGTAAAGTTCAATTAAACATAACCCACCTTTTTTCACAGTCAGATAGACTGGAGTAGATGGTTCTAGTCCTGTTTTTTGAATTCTGCAGGTGTAGTTTCCTGTGTCCTCCATCCTGAGGTCTTTGAAGGTCACTACAAactttctcttttcctttattTCAGTAATAGATATTCTTGCTTTATATATCCATTGGTTCACCCcatgcatttttattaatatctcACAGGCAGTAGGAGTTTTTTGACAGAAATACTTGGGATAAGTTTCATATCCTTTAGTGTAAGGACACGGGATATCCACTTTACTGCCCTCTGTTGCACTCACTTTGATCTCCTGACATAGCATGCCTCTCACGGCTGCCACAACAAAGAAAACAGTACATTTGAAATCATGATAAAGTAGATACAGCCATTTtcttaatttataaatatataaaaactggCCTCCAAGCAAGAATCAAATACATCTGCActcattttagaaaaaaaaataagtaaatcatATGTTTACTGTTCTCAGATAATTTGGCACTTAAGCAGAATCTATCCAGTTTTGagacttattttaaacattgtgtcctggtcctgtcatgtctgttttcccaaCCATGTTCTCTTGCACATGGTTCTATGTgttattgttcctgtctccaccctagtcccACCTTAGCTCCACCTTCTTGTTAGTGTCCacatctgtgtctcatttgtaatcctgccccctcattatctgtctcaggtgtccttgtgtgtatttaagttcctttgtggcTGTGCCTCTCTGTtagaaatttgatttgattcatgTTTCTTTCACTTCCCTTCATATatcagtctagtctgtctgtcccttccttgtgttttgtttgtttgtttgtctcatTCCCGTTCCAGTCagtttgtgtctctctgtccTTTTTCCTATAACCTCCACATTTGCTCAtctgtctctggtctgtttgtctcgtctgttaCTCATTTTCATCCCTATCCTATCAAGTCAGTTTGTGtctctctagtttgtttctctggtctgtttctcttttccttGGTATGcctgtctggtctgtctgtttctttccTTTGCTGTGTGTGCTCAGTTTGTCTATTTCTCCCTCTGGTCTGTTAATGTTtcctttcctgtgctttgtgtacttGTGTCTCTAGCTCTCCCTGTTCAGGTCTCTTTGTCCAGGTTTGGTCTCTGTTTAGTTCTTTGTCCTGGTTtggtctctgtttagctctccatgTAAAGTCTCTCTGTCCTACTCATTTGTCCAGTAGAATAATCACCAGTTCCCTCTTAGAGACACTTTAATTCACACCAGTAACTACACATACTTGGGAGTGCTGTTAACATAAACAGGAAATTCCAAACCAGCAGTTAAGGTCTCACCGTTTGTATAAACGCAGCTGCAGAAAACAGAGTACACATgtctcagtgagagagaggaaaaaaaaactttctgagCTGTGATTTTAAGCCACTGTTTTTTAGTGAAtatgtgaaaaaataataaactcaCCAggcatgaggaggaggaagaggacagTTGATATGGTGAAGGTCATGTCTAAAGCTTTCAACCACTCTGTGTACAAACAACACTGTTATGTAACAGGAGATGGGACACTTCCCATGAGTCAAAGGACCACCCCTGACCCCCACCCCATACGcacactttttaaataaactatGCCGAGCAACTACATACAGTCTATAATTGTGCAGCTACTAAGTGCTCCtatatggtcagtagagctgataaaatggacaataattGTAGAAAAAGCTTAGGGATTTGTGATCACACGCCTGAGGAAACATACACTTCACCTTCCCAACCTCAGCACCAGACTGCCCTTCGTGCATTTAAATTTAATGTCTGCATTATAATGTACATGTACtcaaatttgtatttttattttatttttggccCCCATTGCATACCTTTTTTATACATCTATGGACCTTTTTAGAAGCCACAAATATCAGGggcaataataaatataattactgACTGCACAGTGTTTAATATTAATTGATTTTATAGATAAGCAAAAACttataaggaaaaaaaattatttgcttTTCTCTTGTACAGTTCTGTATGTTCATGAAATTATTAAGCATAGTGTGCTATTTCCAGAACCACATCCAACACCCTAGTACTGGTACTGCTAGTATGTTGTATAGAACATTATTTCAGGTAGTCATTTCAATAAACATGATACTGATATATTAAACCTTTTATTGTagtaatttacatatttcacaTTGTGGTCATGACGTTAATTTCTGGCACAGTTACCACTGAACAAACTGTTGTCATAACTGGCAAATTTTCTATGATAGAATGAGGGAAATAGGAAGTGGACAAGCTCTTCATATACTGGCTCTGGTTGAGTTACCAGCCAGTAAAAATACCCACTTGGTACAGTTTCTGTCCCGAACAGTTTGCATCCACCCCTTCTGTTTAAGTCACATGTTTTTACACACAGTACCCCTCCTTGTGGTCAGTGTTAACATAAAACTATTCAACCTTCATGCAGCAACTAGTGAACAGATTCCTCTCTGTATATCCTGAAGTGTATACAGGATATAAAAGTTTAAAGTATAATCCCTTACAATTTTAGCCAATTACAATTactatgtaattattattaatatatattattatgacTGGTTGATGTTGGGCTTTAGACTTTGGGATCTAGGCTCTAGAACACGTGATTTGATTGGTTGGTTGTGGGATTTAGACCCTGATAGATTGAATCTAATTGGCTGGTGTTCAGACTCTGGTAGACTGGATTCATGGAGACTTGATTTCCAGGTGGATCACTTTCATATTCCATTTCATCCTTTGAAAACAAATGGTAGAGCCATGTAAGGGAAGTGGCAATACATATTACAgcatgtttaattatttaatttagtaGAACctatttttttacataattaagCACATTGTATTAAATCAAGAATCTAGGTGTGTCCTTGACAGTTGGACAGGAGAATCATCCAGATGTCCTGGACACTAGGCACCCAGCCCAGGAGAATTTTgtacttcaaaataaaaaaaagaaattgctGTGCTGTACACTATACACATGTTATATTTTCTATAATTAAGTCATTTTCTATGAGCACTTCCTTTTGATCAGTATTGAAAATAGTCCAAAGCTTGTCTGGAATaattggatgcaaggcaggaacacatactTGACCAAGGGTATAGTATTAGCAATGGATGGAGGGGATGTGTCCCCATCAGTATCCAACAACTATTGAaatgtccccaccaataatttgatctcctccaaaaaagaaagaaagactaaGATTAACCTAGAGCTAAACATCACTATTCAGTGAGCTCCCATAATGCCCCTtgcctgtggctctcttaaattaGCCAGGCACAGGAGAAATGTGACACATCAGAAACATTCTCATGTCAAGGTACCatcaaaatattcaaataccTGTGT from Hoplias malabaricus isolate fHopMal1 chromosome 2, fHopMal1.hap1, whole genome shotgun sequence encodes the following:
- the LOC136686690 gene encoding uncharacterized protein isoform X2, with the translated sequence MTFTISTVLFLLLMPGKEKVCSDLQRPQDGGHRKLHLQNSKNRTRTIYSSLSDCEKSSRPSSNIPHNCSLHLYNTRHWRCNSVNCVLYYTLFSNKVLQPAQHIWNSSELSAHAVSPHPSVRSAAVRWGLPVLLQQMEEKNQHFSLS
- the LOC136686690 gene encoding CMRF35-like molecule 5 isoform X1, with product MTFTISTVLFLLLMPAVRGMLCQEIKVSATEGSKVDIPCPYTKGYETYPKYFCQKTPTACEILIKMHGVNQWIYKARISITEIKEKRKFVVTFKDLRMEDTGNYTCRIQKTGLEPSTPVYLTVKKVLDPLVISHTTVASTCTTQDIGDVTVSTVSSITPYSVTKFSNQPSTSGTALNSVLMLSVLIPLCALLLFAGVFLFFYNRWKKRTSTSVSVDHH